Proteins from one Juglans microcarpa x Juglans regia isolate MS1-56 chromosome 1S, Jm3101_v1.0, whole genome shotgun sequence genomic window:
- the LOC121247863 gene encoding soluble inorganic pyrophosphatase 1-like — MSDKAHEIEARESHPQRSVPRLNERILSSLSRRSVAAHPWHDLEIGPGAPHIFNCVVEITKGSKVKYELDKKTGLIKVDRVLYSSVVYPHNYGFIPRTLCEDNDPMDVLVLMQEPVLPGCFLRARAIGLMPMIDQGEKDDKIIAVCADDPEYKHYTDIKELAPHRLSEIRRFFEDYKKNENKEVAVNDFLPSTTAVEAIQYSMDLYAEYIMHTLRR, encoded by the exons ATGAGTGATAAGGCACATGAAATTGAAGCTCGAGAAAGTCATCCTCAACGTTCAGTTCCCCGATTGAATGAGAGGATCCTTTCATCTCTGTCAAGGAGATCAGTTGCTGCACATCCTTGGCATGATCTTGAGATTG GACCTGGAGCGCCTCATATCTTCAACTGT GTTGTTGAGATCACTAAGGGAAGTAAGGTGAAATATGAGCTTGACAAGAAAACCGGACTAATTAAG GTTGATCGGGTTTTATATTCGTCAGTAGTCTATCCTCATAACTATGGTTTCATTCCTCGCACATTGTGTGAAGACAATGATCCAATGGATGTTTTAGTTCTTATGCAG GAGCCCGTCCTTCCTGGTTGCTTTCTCCGAGCCAGAGCCATAGGACTTATGCCTATGATTGACCAG GGAGAGAAAGATGATAAGATCATTGCAGTGTGTGCTGATGATCCAGAGTATAAGCACTATACTGACATCAAAGAACTTGCCCCTCATCGCCTTTCTGAGATCCGCCGCTTCTTTGAAGACT acaagaaaaatgagaacaAGGAGGTTGCAGTCAATGATTTTTTACCTTCAACAACTGCTGTTGAAGCCATCCAGTACTCAAT GGACCTTTATGCTGAGTACATTATGCACACCCTGAGGCGATAG